A single region of the Brachypodium distachyon strain Bd21 chromosome 3, Brachypodium_distachyon_v3.0, whole genome shotgun sequence genome encodes:
- the LOC100841349 gene encoding uncharacterized protein LOC100841349, translating into MGASSSRGRSNQGQGHKYDGKWEELTLPSPAAQATFKWRIDGFSSLLDKDEGWTYSRVFEIMGLSWYLKLNPRDRNNGGMKEYVSLMLELSRTSVRSDAVIEASFRFLIYDQSYGKHHENQVSHSFQTASTSSGTSCIVPLRTMKKRSSGFLVNDSCVFGVEFIKVVSAKVNFKSETLFIQKMNNIFSDPAVYTWDIEDFFTLKNPSYSPAFEIGGHKCFIGIYPSGLDNGRNYLCLYLKITRMDMLDQNSADLVEVNLSIKDQETGKHRKLTGRCQFSKKSTCWGWSKFMSLEDFKDTSKGYLVKTKCCIEAQVAIVGSSKMD; encoded by the exons ATGGGCGCTTCTTCGTCTCGTG GCCGATCAAACCAGGGGCAAGGCCACAAGTATGATGGCAAGTGGGAAGAGCTTACCCTGCCTTCTCCGGCCGCGCAAGCAACCTTCAAGTGGAGGATCGACGGCTTCTCCTCACTTCTTGACAAGGACGAAGGGTGGACATACTCCAGGGTGTTTGAGATCATGGGGCTTAGCTG GTACCTGAAACTGAATCCAAGGGACAGAAACAACGGCGGCATGAAAGAATATGTTTCTCTGATGCTTGAGCTGTCCCGGACATCTGTGAGATCCGACGCAGTCATCGAGGCATCTTTCAGGTTCTTGATATATGACCAGTCATATGGGAAGCACCATGAAAATCAAG TGAGCCACAGTTTCCAGACTGCAAGCACAAGCTCTGGTACTTCATGCATTGTTCCCCTCAGGACAATGAAGAAACGGTCCTCTGGATTCCTCGTCAACGACAGCTGTGTTTTCGGTGTCGAGTTCATCAAAGTTGTCAGTGCTAAGGTTAATTTTAAGTCAGAGACGTTGTTTATACAGAAGATGAACAATATCTTCAGTGACCCTGCAGTATACACCTGGGACATTGAGGATTTCTTTACATTGAAGAACCCAAGCTACTCTCCAGCATTTGAAATCGGCGGGCACAAATG CTTCATCGGTATCTATCCATCTGGATTAGATAACGGTAGGAACTATCTCTGCTTGTACCTGAAAATTACAAGGATGGATATGCTTGATCAAAACTCTGCAGACCTGGTAGAAGTAAACTTATCCATCAAAGACCAGGAAACTGGCAAGCATCGGAAACTCACAG GCCGGTGCCAATTCTCAAAGAAATCTACCTGCTGGGGATGGAGCAAGTTCATGTCGCTCGAGGATTTCAAGGACACGTCAAAGGGTTATCTCGTGAAAACAAAATGCTGCATTGAAGCTCAGGTTGCGATCGTTGGTTCCTCCAAGATGGATTAG
- the LOC100829307 gene encoding probable inactive serine/threonine-protein kinase fnkC: MGASLSRGRLNEGRSQKSKGAGIVPPSPAQTTFKWRINGFSSLLDKDEGLTYSRVFEITGLNWYLKLNPRDRKSGDKNEYVSLKLELARACVRSSTVVEASFKFLIYDQAYGKHQEHLVRHNFQTASTSSGTSCMIPLTTLNKHSSGFLMGDSCVFGVEFIKVATTKANDTSETLFVQKANNTFSDPEVYTWNIEDFFALKSMDNSPEFEIGGHKWSIIIYPSGAANNGNYLSLYLEAKMLDTLHQNSANLVELSICVKDQETGKHRKLTGRCQFSKKSTKWGWDKFISLENFKDSSNGYLVKTKCCIEVEVAIVGSSKME; this comes from the exons ATGGGTGCCTCCTTGTCTCGTG GCCGATTGAACGAGGGGCGGAGCCAAAAATCCAAGGGGGCAGGGATTGTGCCGCCTTCTCCGGCGCAGACAACCTTCAAGTGGAGAATCAATGGTTTCTCCTCGCTTCTTGATAAAGATGAAGGATTGACCTACTCAAGGGTGTTTGAGATCACGGGGCTTAATTG GTACTTGAAACTGAACCCAAGGGACAGAAAGAGTGGCGATAAAAATGAATATGTTTCTCTCAAGCTTGAGCTGGCCCGGGCCTGTGTAAGATCCAGCACAGTTGTCGAGGCATCTTTCAAGTTCTTGATATATGACCAAGCATATGGAAAACACCAAGAACATCTAG TGAGGCACAATTTCCAGACTGCAAGCACATCCTCTGGGACCTCATGCATGATTCCCCTCACAACACTGAATAAACACTCCTCTGGATTCCTCATGGGAGATAGTTGTGTTTTCGGTGTCGAGTTCATCAAAGTTGCCACTACTAAAGCCAATGATACATCAGAGACGCTGTTTGTCCAGAAGGCGAACAACACCTTCAGTGATCCAGAAGTCTACACCTGGAACATTGAGGACTTCTTTGCGTTGAAGAGCATGGATAACTCTCCAGAGTTTGAAATTGGTGGACACAAATG GTCCATCATTATCTATCCATCTGGAGCCGCTAACAATGGGAACTACCTCTCCTTATACCTGGAGGCGAAGATGTTAGATACACTACATCAGAACTCCGCAAACCTTGTAGAATTAAGCATATGCGTCAAAGACCAGGAAACTGGCAAGCACCGGAAATTGACAG GCCGGTGCCAATTCTCAAAGAAGTCTACCAAGTGGGGATGGGACAAGTTCATATCGCTGGAAAATTTCAAGGACTCGTCGAATGGTTATCTCGTGAAAACAAAGTGCTGCATTGAAGTTGAGGTTGCAATCGTTGGTTCCTCTAAGATGGAGTAG